From the genome of Agrobacterium vitis, one region includes:
- a CDS encoding NAD(P)/FAD-dependent oxidoreductase, with translation MDHEFETAIVGGGVVGAAIGYGLAKLGRRVIIIDGADDALRASRTNFGLIWVQGKGDEYPEYHRITRQSAELWPGFASELKELTGVDVEYRRNGGLLFCVSEAQAEEEKAIGEKMAAIHPDYRFEMLERSRLERMLPDIRLGPKVCSASFSHMDGDVNPLLVLRALLEGFVRLGGTLVTGEHVDSIAPTLGGFRLATDGLTIEAERVIIAAGNDSMAFAKSLDLPLLLVPEKGQLLITERVAPVFPYAASGIRQTMTGTFQLGVTNERVGRSTDVTAGGARHIANRAISVMPDVGALRVIRQWAGLRVLTPDGVPVYDRSRRYPGIHVVACHSGVTLAALHAGPFAEWLAADGREPSYDAFRGSRFKMGIAA, from the coding sequence ATGGATCACGAGTTCGAGACGGCCATTGTTGGCGGCGGCGTAGTGGGCGCCGCAATTGGATACGGGTTAGCCAAGTTGGGGCGCCGGGTGATCATCATCGATGGCGCGGACGATGCGCTGCGTGCGTCCCGAACAAATTTCGGCCTGATCTGGGTTCAAGGCAAGGGCGACGAATATCCTGAATATCATCGCATCACGCGGCAAAGCGCTGAGCTGTGGCCAGGTTTTGCCTCCGAGTTGAAAGAGCTGACCGGTGTCGACGTAGAGTACCGCCGCAACGGTGGTTTGCTCTTTTGTGTGTCGGAAGCTCAGGCGGAAGAAGAAAAAGCCATCGGCGAGAAGATGGCTGCCATTCATCCTGACTATCGTTTCGAGATGCTGGAGCGCTCGCGCCTTGAGCGCATGCTTCCCGACATCCGTCTCGGGCCGAAGGTGTGTTCAGCGTCGTTCAGTCATATGGACGGTGACGTCAATCCTCTCCTGGTCCTTCGCGCTTTGCTGGAGGGATTTGTGCGCCTCGGTGGAACCTTGGTGACGGGCGAACACGTCGACAGCATCGCGCCCACGCTTGGTGGCTTCCGACTGGCAACGGATGGCCTCACGATAGAAGCGGAGCGGGTGATTATTGCAGCGGGAAATGACTCCATGGCTTTTGCCAAGAGCCTGGACCTTCCACTTCTGCTCGTTCCGGAAAAGGGGCAGCTTCTCATCACGGAACGGGTCGCCCCGGTATTTCCTTACGCCGCCAGCGGTATTCGTCAGACTATGACGGGCACGTTTCAGCTCGGCGTTACGAATGAACGTGTGGGCCGGTCTACCGATGTGACAGCTGGCGGCGCACGTCATATCGCCAATCGCGCGATCAGTGTGATGCCTGACGTCGGCGCGTTGCGTGTCATAAGGCAATGGGCGGGACTCCGCGTGCTGACCCCGGATGGGGTGCCGGTCTACGATCGGTCGCGGCGATACCCCGGCATCCATGTCGTCGCATGCCATTCCGGCGTCACCCTTGCCGCTCTGCATGCGGGTCCTTTTGCCGAATGGTTGGCAGCCGATGGAAGGGAGCCATCCTACGACGCTTTCCGCGGCAGCAGATTCAAGATGGGGATCGCGGCGTGA
- a CDS encoding (2Fe-2S)-binding protein, whose amino-acid sequence MTSEVLFPSGPSVEITIDGRTVTARDGEPLAAVFLRLDDIHTRTSFPSAQPRAPYCMMGVCFECIVYIEDIGTIRSCQQAVQAGMRVERHDHPKRLK is encoded by the coding sequence GTGACGAGTGAAGTTCTCTTTCCCTCCGGCCCAAGCGTGGAAATCACCATCGACGGTCGAACTGTGACCGCTCGTGATGGGGAGCCTCTGGCCGCCGTCTTTCTGCGTCTGGACGACATCCATACGCGGACCTCCTTTCCTTCCGCCCAGCCCAGGGCGCCCTACTGCATGATGGGCGTCTGTTTCGAATGTATCGTGTACATCGAAGACATCGGCACGATCCGAAGCTGTCAGCAAGCGGTTCAAGCCGGCATGAGGGTCGAACGCCATGACCATCCGAAGAGGCTGAAATGA
- a CDS encoding NAD(P)/FAD-dependent oxidoreductase yields the protein MNHHSSADLLIVGAGPAGIAAARRAVRGGLSVILLDSQSQPGGQIWRNAGRNATSPVINVLGAEYRRGIRQIEAFLACGADYIPEAQVSRLSQGWTVEYVKGGEIRSVMGRHLLLAMGAQERPVPFTGWTLPGIMTVGAAQILLKTAGQLPRGPVAVVGSGPLPLLYMQQMRLAGTKPVAYLDTTPRGLISRSLRGFRGALKEPGQILKGIAWLPQFSGVRHVRNVVKISAEGSGRLETVRFETSNGRSDRLEVKSLLVHEGLVPSHQLAVSVGAQLMWDVGQSAFRLERDEWMNAGPDGLYIAGDGARIGGAVNAEIEGEIAATGILLRDGALTAAQADAETKPLRAHHAGQKAFRRFLDGVYPPNIARTQPDDATIVCRCEELSAGVLREAAVRGACRGPNQLKSFTRAGMGPCQGRQCGYPVHELVKSVAGLTAGEVGLFNPRPPFVPLTVSMLAAQQAEEVVSASTHE from the coding sequence ATGAACCATCATTCGAGCGCCGACCTGTTGATCGTCGGAGCCGGCCCCGCTGGCATTGCCGCCGCGAGGCGCGCTGTGCGCGGCGGTCTGTCCGTCATCCTGCTGGATTCGCAATCACAGCCTGGAGGTCAGATCTGGCGCAATGCCGGCCGCAACGCGACGAGCCCGGTCATAAACGTTCTGGGGGCGGAATATCGACGCGGTATCCGGCAAATCGAAGCATTCCTGGCCTGCGGCGCCGACTACATTCCGGAGGCTCAGGTAAGCAGGCTCAGCCAGGGTTGGACGGTGGAATATGTAAAGGGTGGAGAAATTCGTTCTGTCATGGGACGGCATCTCTTGCTCGCTATGGGCGCACAGGAACGCCCGGTTCCGTTCACCGGCTGGACGCTACCCGGCATCATGACGGTCGGCGCCGCACAGATTCTCCTTAAGACGGCGGGCCAACTGCCACGGGGGCCAGTTGCCGTGGTCGGGAGCGGACCTCTTCCCCTACTATACATGCAGCAGATGCGGCTCGCCGGGACAAAGCCCGTCGCTTATCTCGATACGACCCCTCGGGGTCTCATCAGCCGTTCGCTGCGCGGTTTTCGCGGGGCGCTAAAGGAGCCCGGCCAAATCCTGAAAGGGATTGCCTGGTTACCGCAGTTCAGTGGCGTTCGGCACGTACGCAACGTGGTCAAAATCAGCGCCGAAGGAAGCGGACGACTGGAAACTGTACGGTTCGAAACTTCAAACGGCAGGTCCGACCGATTGGAGGTCAAATCCCTTCTTGTACACGAGGGGCTGGTGCCAAGCCATCAGTTGGCCGTGTCGGTCGGCGCGCAACTGATGTGGGATGTCGGCCAGTCAGCGTTCCGGCTTGAGCGCGACGAGTGGATGAACGCAGGTCCGGACGGACTGTACATAGCCGGGGACGGTGCTCGGATCGGCGGCGCCGTCAATGCCGAGATCGAAGGAGAGATCGCCGCGACCGGTATCCTTCTTCGTGACGGCGCCCTGACGGCCGCTCAGGCGGATGCCGAGACAAAACCGCTAAGGGCACATCATGCCGGGCAAAAGGCGTTCCGGCGATTTCTGGATGGAGTCTATCCGCCGAATATTGCGCGGACCCAGCCGGACGACGCAACGATCGTCTGCCGGTGCGAAGAGTTGAGCGCGGGCGTGTTGAGGGAAGCTGCTGTCCGTGGCGCTTGCCGAGGCCCTAACCAGCTGAAGAGTTTTACACGCGCGGGCATGGGTCCCTGTCAGGGAAGGCAGTGCGGCTACCCGGTGCACGAACTGGTGAAGTCCGTCGCCGGTCTGACCGCTGGCGAGGTCGGCCTATTCAATCCGCGGCCTCCCTTCGTTCCCTTAACGGTATCGATGCTTGCAGCTCAGCAGGCCGAGGAAGTCGTTTCAGCGTCGACACATGAGTGA
- the rocF gene encoding arginase has product MNASRRRKENELKTCQILGAPVQSGASQPGCLMGPDAFRTAGLSRALTELGWAVTDLGDATPTAEPEISHTNSAVKNLDAMVGWTRSLSKKALEMARSCDLPVFLGGDHSMSAGTVSGVAERAAELDKEQFVLWLDAHADLHTLHTTASGNLHGTPVAYYTGQPGFEGLPPLAAPVDPRNVSMMGIRSVDPEERRRVAEIGIEVADMRVLDEQGVVRPLGVFLDRVSKAKGRLHVSLDVDFLDPGIAPAVGTTVPGGATFREAHLIMEMLHDSGLVTSLDLAELNPFLDERGRTARLMTDLAASLFGRRVFDRVTTAF; this is encoded by the coding sequence ATGAACGCCTCGCGGCGTCGCAAGGAGAATGAGTTGAAGACGTGCCAAATCCTGGGAGCCCCCGTTCAAAGCGGCGCATCCCAACCCGGATGCCTGATGGGGCCTGATGCTTTTCGGACTGCCGGCTTGTCGCGAGCTTTGACGGAACTGGGCTGGGCCGTCACTGATCTCGGAGATGCGACGCCGACGGCGGAGCCCGAAATCAGTCACACCAATTCCGCTGTTAAGAACCTCGACGCTATGGTGGGATGGACGCGCAGTCTCTCCAAAAAAGCGCTGGAGATGGCCCGCAGCTGCGATCTTCCGGTTTTTCTCGGCGGCGATCACTCAATGTCTGCCGGCACCGTTTCCGGGGTGGCCGAACGAGCGGCCGAACTCGACAAGGAGCAATTCGTCCTCTGGCTGGACGCGCACGCAGACCTGCATACCCTACACACGACTGCAAGCGGCAATCTTCATGGCACGCCGGTCGCCTACTATACGGGCCAGCCTGGCTTCGAAGGGCTACCGCCGCTGGCCGCGCCTGTGGATCCCCGCAACGTATCCATGATGGGGATTCGCTCGGTCGACCCGGAAGAAAGGCGCCGGGTTGCCGAGATCGGTATCGAAGTCGCCGACATGCGGGTTCTGGACGAGCAAGGCGTCGTACGCCCGCTCGGCGTCTTTCTTGACCGCGTGAGCAAGGCCAAGGGCAGATTGCACGTCAGCCTCGACGTCGACTTCCTCGATCCCGGGATTGCGCCGGCGGTGGGCACCACGGTTCCGGGCGGGGCGACTTTCCGAGAGGCACACCTCATCATGGAGATGCTCCATGACAGCGGTCTCGTCACCTCGCTCGACCTTGCGGAGCTCAATCCGTTTCTGGACGAGCGAGGACGTACGGCCCGACTGATGACCGATCTTGCCGCGAGCCTGTTCGGCCGGCGCGTGTTCGACAGGGTGACAACAGCATTTTGA
- a CDS encoding NAD/NADP octopine/nopaline dehydrogenase family protein, translating into MKVGIAGAGSIGIGYAAFLLQNGHEPLIWSRSRERTAAFSAGAPVKITGAISTEFHPHICTNAQELAEADVIVLALPAYGHRFVLDALLPHLSARHSVIISAHLSFAALYLAKGLAERGIEIPITAWSTTVLTCKPREADTFNIGAIRAKVDMATVPARFAGRAHDTCVALFGDRFDVKDDILTIALSNLNPQDHMGIALCNLSRIERAEEWGQNTNVTPAVGRFLEALDLERLAIASAFGKTVRSTFDHFRLSFDISGQSVSEISSILVERGSDPAGPKSVDTRYVLEDVPFGLIPTLHLAKAAGVSAPLHESGVRILSACYGRDFSEENDLLPDLGPLDLPTLKKRVVTGYAITAEPV; encoded by the coding sequence ATGAAGGTTGGAATCGCCGGAGCAGGATCGATCGGCATTGGGTATGCGGCGTTCCTCTTGCAGAATGGACATGAGCCATTGATCTGGTCGCGTTCACGCGAAAGAACTGCTGCTTTCTCTGCCGGCGCACCGGTGAAGATCACGGGTGCGATCAGCACGGAGTTCCACCCGCATATCTGCACGAACGCCCAGGAATTGGCCGAAGCCGATGTGATCGTGCTGGCGCTGCCCGCCTATGGTCACCGCTTTGTTCTCGACGCTCTTCTGCCGCACCTCAGCGCACGTCATTCGGTGATCATCAGCGCCCATCTTTCCTTTGCGGCGCTCTACCTCGCCAAAGGGTTGGCCGAGCGTGGAATCGAGATCCCAATCACGGCATGGAGCACAACTGTGCTGACATGCAAGCCGCGGGAGGCGGATACGTTCAACATCGGCGCCATCCGGGCAAAGGTCGATATGGCGACCGTGCCGGCACGTTTCGCAGGACGGGCGCACGACACCTGTGTCGCTCTGTTCGGTGATCGCTTCGACGTGAAGGACGATATCCTCACGATCGCATTGAGCAATCTCAATCCCCAGGACCATATGGGCATCGCGCTGTGCAATCTGTCACGTATCGAGCGAGCTGAGGAATGGGGTCAGAACACCAACGTCACGCCTGCCGTCGGCCGCTTCCTTGAGGCGCTCGATCTGGAGAGGTTGGCAATCGCTTCCGCCTTCGGCAAGACGGTCCGATCCACCTTCGATCACTTCCGATTGTCGTTCGACATATCCGGCCAATCCGTTTCGGAAATATCGTCGATCCTGGTCGAGCGCGGAAGCGACCCGGCAGGCCCAAAGAGCGTTGATACTCGCTACGTGCTCGAAGACGTTCCCTTTGGTCTGATCCCCACCCTGCATTTGGCAAAAGCAGCCGGCGTATCGGCGCCTTTGCATGAAAGCGGCGTGCGAATTTTAAGCGCCTGCTACGGACGCGACTTTTCCGAAGAAAACGACCTGCTTCCAGACCTCGGCCCGCTGGATCTGCCCACGCTCAAGAAACGGGTAGTTACCGGGTACGCGATCACGGCCGAACCCGTGTGA
- a CDS encoding ornithine cyclodeaminase, with protein MPAIANLNIVPFISVENMMDLAVSTGIENFLVQLAGYIEEDFRRWESFDKIPRIASHSRDGVIELMPTSDGTLYGFKYVNGHPKNTKSGRQTVTAFGVLSDVDSGYPLLLSEMTILTALRTAATSAIAAKYLARKDARTMALIGNGAQSEFQALAFKALLGIDRIRLYDIDREATARCSRNLQRFGFQIEACTSAEQAVEGADIITTVTADKNNATILSDNMIGPGVHINGVGGDCPGKTEMHRDILLRSDIFVEFPPQTRIEGEIQQLAPDHPVTELWRVMTGQDVGRKSDKQITLFDSVGFAIEDFSALRYVRDRVEGSSHSSPLDLLADPDEPRDLFGMLLRRQALLAAS; from the coding sequence ATGCCAGCAATTGCCAACCTCAACATCGTTCCGTTCATCAGTGTTGAAAACATGATGGATTTGGCGGTCAGCACCGGGATCGAGAACTTCCTTGTTCAACTGGCCGGCTATATTGAAGAAGATTTCCGGCGCTGGGAAAGCTTTGACAAGATTCCACGCATCGCATCGCATTCGCGGGACGGCGTGATTGAACTCATGCCGACGAGCGACGGCACGCTCTACGGCTTTAAATATGTCAACGGCCATCCGAAAAACACGAAGTCGGGACGCCAGACGGTGACCGCGTTCGGCGTGCTCTCCGATGTCGATAGCGGCTATCCGCTGCTGCTGTCGGAAATGACAATCCTGACGGCCTTGCGAACGGCCGCGACCTCCGCGATCGCGGCAAAGTATCTGGCCCGTAAAGATGCGCGCACGATGGCGCTGATCGGCAACGGTGCCCAGAGCGAATTCCAGGCGCTCGCCTTCAAGGCGCTGCTCGGTATCGATCGGATACGGCTTTACGATATCGACCGGGAGGCGACTGCTCGCTGCAGCCGCAATCTCCAGCGGTTCGGGTTTCAGATCGAGGCCTGCACATCCGCCGAACAGGCGGTGGAAGGCGCGGACATCATCACGACCGTAACCGCCGACAAGAACAACGCTACGATCCTGAGTGACAATATGATAGGCCCCGGCGTCCACATCAACGGTGTCGGCGGAGACTGCCCGGGCAAGACCGAGATGCACCGCGATATCTTGCTGCGTTCGGATATTTTCGTGGAGTTTCCGCCACAGACCCGGATTGAAGGCGAGATCCAGCAACTCGCGCCAGATCATCCTGTGACGGAACTTTGGCGCGTGATGACTGGCCAGGACGTCGGCCGAAAGAGCGACAAGCAAATCACGCTTTTCGACAGCGTCGGATTTGCGATCGAGGATTTTTCGGCGCTGCGCTACGTCCGCGACCGCGTTGAGGGATCAAGCCACAGCAGCCCACTCGACCTTCTAGCCGACCCAGACGAGCCAAGGGATCTTTTCGGAATGCTGCTCCGGCGGCAAGCCCTGCTGGCCGCGTCCTGA
- a CDS encoding DUF3422 family protein, with protein MTPSPENSTQALSPHRDRASVLGEVHARPFRPIETPARLAHFAFQSVEPDRDAERTILSAFCEEKGHGPIPAHARHHRVSFGPETP; from the coding sequence ATGACACCTTCGCCTGAGAATTCGACACAAGCGCTCTCGCCTCATCGCGATCGTGCATCTGTTCTCGGCGAGGTTCATGCGCGCCCGTTTCGCCCGATCGAAACGCCAGCTCGTCTTGCCCATTTTGCGTTTCAATCCGTAGAGCCTGATAGGGATGCGGAGCGCACGATACTGTCGGCTTTTTGCGAGGAAAAGGGCCACGGGCCTATTCCGGCCCACGCTCGACATCACCGCGTGTCATTCGGGCCTGAAACTCCTTGA
- a CDS encoding DeoR/GlpR family DNA-binding transcription regulator, with translation MNETHPIPTQAEGRQAKIVELLREQSFVDLKTLTERFEISVATARRDLVELEESGVLRRTHGGAVGLNQVAQDATNSARLVWKQAEKAAIAAAVVGMISDGDTILLDAGTTALEVAKMLAGRQSLTIISNGLDIVAELARQGNHKIYSVGGEYTDSNHSFRGPLAEQFIRQFNVDKLVLNAASIDVDRGLVCTVEPVNASIAKVMVEVSRRTIVVADHSKFTKSSLSVVGKIEEIGIVVTDSGSKTIIEAAPEKLRKKFVIAT, from the coding sequence ATGAATGAAACGCATCCAATCCCGACACAGGCCGAAGGCAGACAGGCAAAAATCGTCGAGCTTCTGCGTGAGCAGAGCTTCGTTGATCTCAAAACGCTAACGGAGCGTTTTGAGATCTCTGTGGCAACGGCTCGTCGGGATCTCGTGGAACTTGAGGAGTCGGGCGTTCTTCGCCGGACGCATGGTGGCGCAGTCGGGCTTAACCAGGTAGCGCAAGATGCGACAAACTCCGCCCGTCTGGTCTGGAAGCAGGCTGAAAAGGCTGCAATTGCTGCCGCCGTTGTTGGCATGATTTCTGACGGAGACACGATCCTGCTCGATGCAGGCACAACCGCGCTAGAAGTCGCGAAAATGCTCGCGGGTCGCCAGAGCCTTACCATCATCTCGAACGGCCTCGACATCGTTGCGGAGCTGGCGCGCCAGGGTAATCACAAGATCTATTCCGTAGGTGGTGAATACACCGACTCGAATCACTCCTTCCGCGGTCCGTTGGCAGAGCAGTTCATTCGGCAGTTCAACGTCGACAAGCTTGTCTTGAATGCTGCGTCAATCGACGTCGATCGCGGTCTGGTCTGCACCGTTGAACCGGTCAACGCGAGCATCGCGAAGGTCATGGTCGAAGTCTCTCGGCGGACGATTGTCGTCGCAGATCATTCTAAGTTCACCAAGAGCAGCCTGTCTGTCGTCGGGAAGATCGAAGAAATCGGCATCGTGGTCACCGACAGTGGATCGAAAACCATCATCGAAGCCGCGCCCGAGAAGCTGCGCAAAAAGTTTGTCATCGCGACTTAA